From a region of the Pseudanabaena sp. PCC 7367 genome:
- a CDS encoding UvrD-helicase domain-containing protein, with product MSLQNTFRLAISDDFFDAYSRLPRSIQSKVSEFINRFRQSPTSPGINYESIRNGKDKRMKSARIDQTYRAIVLKPEKGNVYILLWVDHHDKAYDWAQRKTCMVNEVSGALQIIDVEQAKSTTEQLIQANHNKKNSRFQKIKDKHLMQLGVPEILLPAVRQVITDDDVDKLLPHLPSEASDALILLAAGYELDAVFRELEKTRDVQQVNPDDFEKALENADSLSRFMVITDDNELEEMLAAPLEKWRVFLHPSQRKLVERNWSGAIRVLGGAGTGKTVVAMHRAKWLVQKSFVDPNDRILFTTFTRNLAVDIEANLKTICPPKLMQRIRVVNLDAWVSEFFRQEGIEIEIAYDQKTHEIWEDAYTLAPVDLGLSLNFYQEEWQDVVLAQDCQTLRDYLKARRVGRGTRLSRQKRQEIWPVLEEYRNLLREQNLREPDEAFRDAAKIIEAKGDETLPYKAVIVDEAQDMGPAAFTLLRAIAGKPKPNDMFIVGDAHQRIYGKLVTLSQCGIDIRGRSKKLRLNYRTTDETRRWATAILAGVTFDDLDGGTDSLNDYRSLMHGELPVIRGFEKLDDEIKFIQQTLHELKTEDNSLAGVCLAFRTNTLMEKFEAFLNEKEIPTKRIHRDQPDNPFEYGVRLGTMHRVKGLQFNYVFLPNLNFEVLPLQNGLNHCADETARQHFISGERSLLHVAATRAKKQVFASYHGQPSPLLSI from the coding sequence ATGTCTCTACAAAATACTTTCCGCCTCGCCATATCCGATGATTTCTTTGATGCTTACAGCCGCTTGCCCAGGTCTATTCAAAGTAAAGTGTCTGAGTTCATTAATCGGTTTCGCCAATCTCCTACTAGTCCTGGCATCAACTATGAGTCAATCCGGAATGGCAAAGATAAGCGAATGAAATCTGCACGTATTGATCAAACTTACCGTGCAATTGTCCTTAAGCCTGAGAAGGGAAATGTATATATTCTTTTGTGGGTTGATCATCATGATAAAGCATATGACTGGGCACAGCGTAAAACCTGCATGGTTAATGAAGTATCTGGTGCGCTACAAATCATTGATGTTGAACAAGCAAAATCAACTACAGAGCAATTAATCCAGGCAAACCATAATAAGAAAAATAGTCGTTTTCAAAAAATTAAAGACAAGCATTTAATGCAGTTAGGGGTACCTGAAATTTTACTTCCAGCAGTACGACAAGTAATTACAGATGATGACGTTGATAAATTGCTCCCTCACCTTCCTAGCGAAGCCAGCGATGCCCTAATCCTCTTAGCTGCTGGATATGAATTAGATGCTGTCTTTCGCGAGCTTGAAAAAACTAGGGATGTACAGCAAGTGAATCCCGATGACTTTGAAAAAGCTCTGGAAAATGCTGACAGTCTCAGTCGATTCATGGTCATCACTGATGATAATGAGTTAGAGGAAATGTTGGCAGCTCCTCTAGAAAAATGGCGGGTTTTTCTCCACCCATCTCAACGAAAACTAGTTGAACGTAATTGGAGTGGAGCCATCAGAGTTCTAGGTGGAGCTGGTACTGGCAAAACAGTTGTCGCAATGCATCGGGCTAAGTGGCTTGTTCAGAAAAGCTTTGTTGATCCAAATGATCGCATTCTATTTACTACTTTTACCCGTAATCTAGCTGTTGATATTGAAGCAAACCTAAAAACTATTTGCCCCCCCAAACTTATGCAACGTATCAGAGTAGTAAATTTGGATGCTTGGGTATCAGAATTCTTTCGACAAGAAGGTATTGAGATAGAAATAGCTTATGATCAAAAAACTCATGAGATATGGGAGGATGCGTATACTCTTGCTCCAGTGGATTTAGGTCTCTCTTTAAATTTTTATCAAGAAGAATGGCAAGATGTAGTTTTAGCGCAGGATTGTCAAACTTTGAGAGACTATCTTAAGGCTCGCAGAGTTGGCAGGGGAACTCGCCTAAGCCGACAGAAACGCCAGGAGATTTGGCCAGTATTAGAAGAATACCGTAATCTCCTCAGAGAACAAAACCTACGCGAGCCGGATGAAGCATTCCGCGATGCTGCCAAAATTATTGAAGCTAAAGGGGATGAAACTCTACCTTATAAAGCAGTCATAGTAGATGAAGCACAGGATATGGGGCCTGCAGCATTCACCTTACTTCGAGCAATTGCTGGTAAACCTAAACCAAACGATATGTTTATAGTAGGTGATGCCCACCAGAGGATCTACGGTAAGCTTGTAACTCTCAGTCAATGTGGGATAGATATTCGCGGACGCTCGAAAAAACTTCGCCTCAATTACCGAACAACTGACGAAACGCGTCGCTGGGCCACCGCTATTTTGGCGGGCGTTACCTTTGACGATCTTGACGGTGGAACCGATTCACTTAATGATTATCGCTCACTCATGCACGGTGAACTTCCTGTAATCCGAGGATTTGAAAAACTTGATGATGAAATAAAATTTATACAACAAACTTTACATGAACTCAAAACTGAAGATAATAGCCTTGCTGGTGTCTGCCTGGCCTTTCGAACCAACACTTTAATGGAAAAATTTGAAGCATTCCTCAATGAAAAAGAGATACCTACTAAACGTATTCACCGTGATCAACCTGACAATCCCTTTGAATATGGAGTTAGACTCGGTACCATGCATCGTGTCAAGGGGCTACAATTCAATTACGTTTTTCTACCAAATCTAAATTTTGAAGTATTGCCTCTTCAGAATGGTCTGAACCACTGCGCTGATGAAACCGCAAGACAGCACTTTATAAGTGGAGAGCGTAGTCTACTTCATGTTGCAGCTACTAGAGCAAAGAAACAAGTTTTTGCGTCTTATCATGGCCAACCAAGCCCATTATTGTCAATTTAG
- a CDS encoding DEAD/DEAH box helicase: protein MLPSVVASQVRNCVSDYLRTTFRPTTPGFNTMMERFLAKSDNYYKGPYVSIGLPFRTGNKGADFFKHIPLNFHPHLHQEKAFQRLTPPYYQSTLIATGTGSGKTECFLLPLLEHCRQQVGAHGIKAILIYPMNALATDQSKRIAELIHDNPNLNGKVTAGLYVGDRDETPTSRMQPDKVITDKHMLRDAPPDILLTNYKMLDYLLIQPDSQRLWRYNLPETLRYIIVDEFHTFDGAQGTDLACLLRRLKHRLKTPKDHLACVGTSATLGGEGNKQEMLAYATTIFNEPFHDGALIEEDRLSVNEFLFDQPDLMTKLLPIPEPEQIEELNFDRYDNPDDYIQKQVKLWLQEYAPDLQNENWRKQLGQELKTLPIVQNLLRKLSSTPQTYSELVEHVGRLVGIQTQASPEYHQLLLDSLLSLIATARRSVEKPNGNELILPWVNLRLNYWFRELRRMVASIEQEPNLLFSDDLANTAPESSLGKMPNNLPVLHCRDCGATGWGGVKTSQGADRLESDNLRGFYQAFFSFNPLVTFAFPCDHHNPMAKQLCGQCLTLNSSKANFCTSCGHESLIRVELPDTNYERSSNGQKRLVSNHDCPYCGSKNGLTIIGAQAASLTSAMIGVLYTTPYNPNKKLLAFSDSVQDAAHRAGFYSARTYRTTLRTAIARTIASETDGLSLESLVDKFPGYWQKRLNPAADYVATFLPTDLAWLQEWDNFLNSDDNELPVDKKERLLNLLNERLTWEIVNQFGHRAAVGPSLERSGVCSTNFAPEQIAQAASALHFKLTNEIEALRQLTTEKVQEFLLGLLHHLRMRGGILQPATDKYIASGGNTFLWQKYAFMPRIGPSIPKPIFFVSALAKADSFETVIRPDKRDSWTEEWCKRVFAPTSLLLKEQLVEIIHATLDALVEYGLLQVNKCSGGKAWGIPMSTLSVQTKGHVLACDRCSHQITTSEIEKRIFIGMCCLSSGCNGHYQPDTRTGLAYYREIYQKGEVRRIVAAEHTGLLTRSNRETLEKQFIAGARRCDPNLISATATLEMGIDIGDLSTVILSSVPPGPANFQQRIGRAGRRDGNALVGIVANGRTHDLFFYAEPPEMLAGRVEAAGCYLDASAILQRQLTAFCLDSWIATGISSQEFAPLLNNVLNSIEKKDHKSFPYNWLTYIREYQGQLLDTFLALFTTENTKSLTRNSLHMFMEEGEQYEGGLSWRILDRLEGIRKERTRLSSQIRNIRDKLKKLKAAPEAIQDKERIDELHREKAAFQALMKDLNQKRTLNFFTDEGLLPNYAFPEAGVTLKSILWRKKPETEQSSGNRYDTYPITYERPGNLAIRELVPSGIFYAEGRRVKIDQIDLRLSEPEDWRICRSCNYSIRTIETIAQHKSCPRCGDPMWSDQGQVKRMLRLRQVMATTSDKDSRFGDDSEDRSTAFFQRHLLVDFSPDYREKTFLIKDRDFPFGFEYISRTSFREINLGESQSTGDTVAIAGHKYKSQGFQVCGSCGKVMLNHRSDKHNNHTINCQWRDKPDQAKALEVLYLYREFESESIRFLMPDDDFMTPEGLHSFIAALQLGLKRKFGGQVGHLHTTISGEPQPNSKLRKSFLYLYDTVPGGTGYLRQLISEPEQMRDIFEGALKVVRACSCKEQGKDGCYRCLYAYRNSFDHDKTSRSKAQSLLNSIMKNWSQLKETSQGLSSIKLNSNFESELERKFIEVVRRYRSASGHVAILRKEIFNGRAGYYLKLGDQAWTIETQVSIGQADNVHEPSRADFLIKPAKNSTKSRPIAIFTDGWEYHKDRIWQDFKQRISILRSNQFWCWSLTWEDISQEIESDQTHHQSNNKLDGLNFHLNKQFQNHRPQIYKRYQCDSLTDLETKSSFQWLMHYLAEPDEIIWQNWGLLRTTAQADDHSFQDQSLWQTWIAQIETILGKTALNTWEPPERMLHGEVKISDNLKILSAADLTRHKTHDPSGSLVLLELDDITQTESSQLKQSWNEVLRLLNLYQFLPHVYAITTAAISKGEQLPPAEPPLAQTDQTLKSEQWANVKALVLEDKLLPLVKRMAEEDWPLPEAGYELEDKCGKVIAEAEIAWRSAKVAIFANSNDQDIFRQAGWFTVTVDDFLQSMNAIREKL from the coding sequence ATGCTCCCTTCCGTCGTCGCCAGTCAAGTTCGCAATTGCGTTTCTGACTATCTACGCACCACCTTTCGCCCCACCACTCCAGGTTTCAACACCATGATGGAGCGGTTTCTAGCAAAAAGCGACAATTATTACAAAGGTCCCTATGTGTCGATCGGGTTGCCCTTCCGCACTGGGAACAAAGGCGCAGACTTTTTTAAACACATACCTCTCAATTTCCATCCCCACCTGCATCAAGAAAAAGCCTTTCAGCGCCTTACCCCACCGTATTATCAATCAACCCTGATCGCAACTGGCACAGGTTCCGGTAAAACCGAATGTTTTTTGCTTCCATTGCTAGAACATTGCCGTCAACAAGTTGGAGCCCATGGCATCAAAGCAATTCTGATCTATCCCATGAATGCCCTGGCAACCGATCAGTCCAAGCGGATCGCTGAGTTAATCCATGACAACCCGAACCTCAATGGTAAAGTAACTGCTGGATTATATGTGGGCGATCGAGACGAGACTCCCACCAGTCGGATGCAACCGGATAAGGTAATCACCGATAAGCATATGCTACGGGATGCTCCGCCGGATATTCTGCTCACTAACTATAAAATGCTGGACTACCTGCTCATCCAGCCTGATAGTCAAAGACTTTGGCGCTATAACCTACCAGAGACCCTGCGTTACATCATTGTTGATGAGTTCCATACCTTCGATGGCGCTCAGGGTACTGATCTTGCTTGTTTGTTGCGTCGCCTCAAACATCGCCTGAAGACCCCTAAAGATCACCTAGCTTGTGTTGGTACTTCTGCCACCCTGGGTGGAGAGGGTAATAAGCAGGAAATGCTGGCATATGCCACCACCATATTCAATGAACCTTTTCATGACGGAGCTTTGATTGAGGAGGATCGCCTCAGCGTCAATGAGTTCTTGTTCGATCAACCAGATCTCATGACCAAATTGCTACCTATTCCCGAGCCTGAGCAAATTGAAGAGCTAAATTTCGATCGCTATGATAACCCTGATGACTATATACAAAAGCAGGTTAAGCTGTGGCTTCAAGAGTATGCTCCTGATTTACAAAACGAAAACTGGCGCAAGCAACTAGGACAAGAACTTAAAACCTTACCGATTGTACAAAATCTACTTCGTAAGCTTAGTAGTACACCTCAAACCTACTCTGAATTAGTTGAACATGTTGGCAGACTAGTTGGTATTCAAACTCAGGCTTCTCCAGAGTATCACCAACTTTTACTAGATAGTTTGCTCAGCCTGATCGCTACTGCTCGCCGTAGTGTTGAAAAGCCCAATGGCAATGAGTTGATTTTACCCTGGGTAAATCTGCGATTGAACTACTGGTTTCGTGAGCTGCGACGTATGGTTGCCAGTATAGAGCAAGAACCAAATCTCTTGTTTTCGGATGATTTGGCAAATACTGCGCCTGAATCTAGCCTAGGAAAAATGCCAAATAATCTACCAGTACTGCACTGTCGGGATTGCGGTGCTACTGGATGGGGTGGAGTAAAAACAAGCCAGGGAGCCGATCGGCTAGAGTCAGATAACCTCAGAGGCTTCTACCAGGCGTTTTTCAGTTTCAATCCTCTTGTTACTTTTGCTTTTCCTTGCGATCATCACAACCCCATGGCTAAGCAGCTTTGCGGCCAATGCTTAACTTTGAATAGCTCAAAAGCTAATTTCTGTACAAGTTGTGGTCACGAATCATTGATTCGGGTTGAGTTACCAGATACAAACTATGAGAGGTCTAGTAATGGTCAGAAGCGACTGGTCAGTAACCATGACTGTCCCTATTGTGGGAGCAAAAATGGTTTAACAATTATTGGTGCCCAGGCTGCTAGCCTTACCAGTGCAATGATTGGGGTGCTATACACCACTCCTTACAACCCAAATAAGAAATTATTAGCTTTTTCTGATTCAGTCCAAGACGCTGCACACAGAGCAGGTTTCTATAGTGCCCGTACCTACCGCACCACATTGCGTACTGCGATTGCTCGGACGATCGCTTCAGAGACTGACGGTCTATCACTCGAATCTTTGGTAGATAAATTTCCTGGTTATTGGCAGAAGCGGCTTAACCCCGCTGCTGATTATGTAGCAACTTTTTTACCAACAGATTTAGCCTGGCTGCAAGAATGGGACAATTTTTTAAACAGTGATGATAATGAACTGCCTGTAGATAAAAAAGAAAGACTTCTAAATCTTCTTAATGAAAGACTAACCTGGGAAATCGTTAACCAGTTTGGTCATCGTGCAGCTGTCGGGCCATCACTTGAGCGAAGCGGCGTATGCTCAACAAACTTTGCTCCAGAACAAATAGCTCAAGCAGCGAGTGCTTTGCATTTTAAACTTACAAATGAGATTGAAGCTCTACGTCAATTAACCACAGAAAAAGTCCAAGAGTTTTTGCTGGGTTTGCTTCACCATCTTAGGATGCGAGGTGGTATTCTTCAGCCAGCCACAGATAAATATATTGCTTCAGGCGGCAACACCTTCCTGTGGCAAAAGTATGCTTTCATGCCGCGTATTGGGCCATCTATTCCTAAGCCGATTTTCTTTGTCAGTGCTTTGGCTAAGGCAGATAGCTTTGAGACAGTGATTCGTCCTGATAAACGAGATAGCTGGACTGAGGAATGGTGTAAACGTGTCTTTGCTCCTACTAGCTTGTTACTCAAAGAGCAATTGGTTGAAATCATCCATGCAACCCTAGATGCCTTGGTGGAATATGGCTTGTTGCAAGTCAACAAATGTAGTGGAGGTAAAGCTTGGGGTATTCCTATGTCCACTTTGTCTGTACAGACGAAGGGACATGTATTGGCGTGTGATCGCTGCAGCCATCAAATCACCACCAGTGAGATCGAAAAACGTATTTTTATAGGGATGTGCTGCCTTTCATCTGGATGCAATGGACATTACCAACCAGACACACGAACAGGTTTAGCCTACTACCGGGAAATTTATCAAAAAGGTGAAGTGCGGCGGATTGTGGCTGCAGAACATACTGGGTTATTAACTCGCAGCAACAGAGAGACTTTAGAAAAACAGTTTATTGCTGGAGCACGCCGCTGTGATCCTAACCTTATTTCTGCCACTGCGACCCTTGAAATGGGAATAGATATAGGAGATCTATCAACTGTAATACTCAGTTCCGTACCCCCTGGTCCAGCTAATTTCCAACAAAGAATTGGTCGCGCTGGCCGTAGAGATGGCAATGCACTAGTAGGCATAGTTGCTAATGGAAGAACTCATGACTTATTTTTCTATGCTGAACCACCAGAGATGCTCGCAGGTAGGGTTGAAGCGGCAGGCTGCTATTTAGATGCATCCGCTATCTTACAAAGACAGCTTACAGCTTTTTGTTTGGATAGTTGGATCGCTACAGGCATTAGTAGTCAGGAATTTGCGCCCTTATTGAACAATGTGCTTAACTCAATTGAAAAAAAGGATCATAAGTCTTTCCCCTATAACTGGTTGACCTATATCAGAGAATATCAGGGACAACTCCTGGATACTTTTTTAGCACTTTTTACGACAGAAAATACAAAGAGTCTTACCCGTAATTCACTACATATGTTTATGGAAGAGGGTGAGCAGTATGAGGGCGGCTTGAGTTGGCGCATTCTGGATCGGTTAGAAGGTATTCGAAAGGAACGAACCCGTTTAAGTAGCCAGATTAGAAATATTAGAGATAAGCTCAAGAAGCTTAAAGCCGCCCCAGAAGCAATACAAGATAAAGAGCGTATAGATGAGCTGCACCGCGAAAAGGCAGCTTTTCAGGCGTTGATGAAGGACTTAAACCAGAAACGTACTTTAAACTTTTTCACCGATGAAGGGCTATTACCTAATTATGCTTTTCCTGAAGCAGGAGTAACGTTAAAGTCTATCCTGTGGCGTAAAAAGCCAGAAACTGAACAATCCAGTGGTAATAGATACGACACCTATCCTATTACCTACGAACGCCCCGGGAATCTGGCAATTCGAGAATTAGTGCCTAGTGGGATTTTCTACGCCGAAGGGCGACGGGTTAAAATCGACCAAATTGACTTGAGACTATCAGAACCTGAAGATTGGCGCATTTGTCGTAGCTGTAATTATTCAATTCGAACAATTGAAACTATTGCACAGCATAAATCTTGCCCACGTTGTGGCGATCCAATGTGGAGTGACCAAGGACAAGTAAAACGAATGCTGCGATTGAGGCAGGTGATGGCTACTACATCAGATAAAGATAGTCGATTTGGCGATGACAGCGAGGATCGCAGCACAGCTTTTTTTCAACGCCATTTACTAGTTGATTTCTCACCCGACTACCGAGAAAAAACCTTTCTTATAAAGGATAGAGATTTCCCATTTGGATTTGAGTACATTAGTCGTACTAGTTTTCGTGAGATAAACCTGGGCGAATCGCAGTCTACAGGAGATACTGTTGCCATCGCTGGACATAAATATAAATCCCAGGGATTCCAAGTCTGTGGTAGCTGTGGCAAGGTGATGTTAAATCATCGCAGTGATAAGCACAACAATCACACAATTAATTGCCAGTGGCGAGATAAACCTGACCAGGCTAAAGCACTAGAGGTACTGTATCTTTACCGTGAATTTGAGTCTGAGTCTATTCGATTTCTAATGCCTGATGATGACTTCATGACGCCTGAGGGATTACATTCCTTTATCGCTGCTCTGCAATTGGGGCTAAAGAGAAAGTTTGGTGGCCAGGTAGGACACCTTCACACCACTATAAGTGGAGAACCTCAACCAAACTCTAAATTGCGAAAATCATTTTTATACCTTTACGATACTGTGCCAGGAGGAACTGGCTATCTGCGTCAGCTGATCAGTGAACCTGAACAAATGCGAGATATCTTTGAAGGTGCGCTTAAGGTAGTACGCGCATGTAGTTGTAAAGAACAGGGTAAAGATGGTTGCTACCGTTGTCTCTATGCATATCGAAATAGCTTTGATCATGATAAAACCAGTCGCAGCAAAGCGCAAAGCCTATTGAACTCAATCATGAAAAACTGGTCCCAATTAAAGGAAACTTCTCAGGGTCTTTCTTCAATAAAACTCAACAGCAACTTTGAAAGTGAACTAGAGCGCAAATTCATTGAAGTTGTTCGACGTTACAGATCTGCTTCTGGCCATGTGGCTATCTTACGTAAAGAAATATTCAATGGTAGAGCTGGCTATTATCTCAAACTGGGAGATCAAGCATGGACAATTGAAACCCAGGTCTCAATTGGTCAAGCGGATAATGTACATGAACCCTCTCGAGCAGATTTCTTGATAAAACCTGCAAAAAATAGCACCAAAAGTCGTCCGATAGCTATTTTTACTGATGGCTGGGAATACCATAAAGATAGGATCTGGCAGGATTTTAAACAGCGTATCTCCATTCTACGCAGCAATCAATTTTGGTGTTGGTCTCTAACCTGGGAAGATATTAGTCAAGAAATCGAATCAGACCAAACTCATCATCAAAGTAACAATAAGCTAGATGGGCTTAACTTTCATCTCAATAAACAGTTTCAAAATCATCGACCCCAAATTTACAAGCGATATCAGTGTGATAGCCTTACTGATCTTGAAACCAAAAGTAGTTTTCAATGGCTAATGCATTATCTGGCCGAACCAGATGAGATAATATGGCAAAATTGGGGTTTACTAAGAACGACCGCTCAGGCAGATGATCACTCATTTCAGGATCAAAGCCTATGGCAAACATGGATCGCACAGATTGAGACGATTCTTGGTAAAACTGCCCTCAATACTTGGGAACCACCAGAAAGAATGCTGCATGGAGAGGTCAAAATCTCTGATAACCTGAAAATATTGAGCGCAGCTGATTTAACACGTCATAAAACACATGACCCCTCAGGTAGCCTAGTCTTACTGGAACTTGATGACATTACACAAACAGAATCTTCTCAACTTAAACAAAGCTGGAATGAGGTCTTACGACTATTAAATCTTTATCAATTCTTACCCCATGTCTACGCAATAACCACAGCAGCAATAAGCAAAGGAGAACAGCTACCCCCAGCTGAACCACCGCTTGCTCAGACTGATCAGACATTAAAAAGTGAGCAATGGGCTAACGTAAAAGCTCTGGTTCTAGAAGATAAATTACTACCACTTGTAAAACGTATGGCTGAAGAAGACTGGCCCTTACCCGAAGCTGGTTACGAGTTAGAAGACAAGTGTGGGAAAGTGATTGCTGAAGCAGAAATTGCTTGGCGAAGTGCTAAAGTTGCTATTTTTGCTAACTCTAATGATCAAGATATCTTTAGGCAGGCAGGATGGTTCACAGTAACCGTTGATGATTTTTTGCAATCAATGAATGCAATCAGGGAAAAGCTGTAA
- a CDS encoding helix-turn-helix domain-containing protein — protein MLATLVDIYEEKQFPIGLPRPAEAIQFRMEQLDLTTSDLIPLIGSCAEVSEILSGKCDLTLEMIRALHEHLGIPAEVLLQQTGILRA, from the coding sequence GTGCTTGCTACCCTGGTTGATATTTATGAGGAGAAGCAATTTCCAATCGGCTTACCCAGGCCTGCTGAAGCTATTCAATTTCGGATGGAGCAATTGGATTTAACGACCAGCGATCTCATTCCCTTGATCGGTAGCTGTGCTGAAGTCTCAGAAATTCTGTCGGGTAAGTGTGATCTGACCTTGGAGATGATCCGTGCGCTCCATGAACACTTGGGTATTCCAGCTGAGGTTCTATTGCAGCAGACTGGTATCTTGCGAGCATAG
- the istB gene encoding IS21-like element helper ATPase IstB, translating to MEQKATQQHWAYDRFLLALCELELDYRQQNRIKRALAEAKLPTGKSFTSFDFEHCPSFKSAPLIQLAQDTAWLDRAENCLLFGPSGVGKTHLAAALGRSMIEMGKRVKFFSAYALLQHLQQAKLQLQLASILAKLDRFDLLIIDDLGYVKKSEAETSVLFELIAHRYERKSLIITANQPFSQWDHIFADDMMTVAAVDRLIHHALIVEIHADSFRKRNAVERSQK from the coding sequence ATCGAGCAGAAGGCCACCCAACAGCATTGGGCTTACGACCGGTTCTTGCTCGCTCTGTGCGAATTGGAACTGGATTATCGCCAACAGAATCGGATCAAACGAGCTCTCGCTGAGGCTAAATTACCTACTGGTAAAAGCTTTACCTCTTTCGATTTTGAACATTGCCCTAGTTTCAAATCAGCGCCACTGATCCAACTGGCACAAGATACGGCCTGGTTGGATAGGGCCGAAAACTGCTTGCTATTTGGACCTTCCGGGGTCGGTAAAACTCATCTTGCTGCTGCGCTCGGGCGCTCGATGATTGAAATGGGCAAACGGGTTAAGTTCTTCTCGGCCTATGCTTTGCTACAACATCTACAGCAAGCCAAACTACAACTTCAGCTTGCCTCTATCCTTGCCAAACTTGACCGCTTTGATTTACTCATTATTGATGATCTTGGCTATGTCAAAAAATCTGAGGCTGAAACTTCCGTCCTGTTTGAGCTGATTGCTCATCGTTATGAACGCAAAAGCCTCATCATTACTGCTAATCAGCCTTTCTCGCAATGGGATCACATCTTTGCCGATGACATGATGACTGTTGCTGCCGTTGACCGCCTCATTCATCATGCTCTCATTGTTGAAATTCATGCTGATAGTTTCCGTAAACGCAACGCTGTTGAGCGCTCGCAAAAATAA
- the istA gene encoding IS21 family transposase: MSGQYIKQYQVQVYKKAREVGCNQNESAEIAGISVRSGSRIEQGKHQPKSKGERDWRTRRDPLSGVWEEELEPMLRREPRLEAMTLYEYLAEHYPGQYEQQLRTLQRRVQVWKSIHGKPQEVMFEIRHQPGEMGLSDFTELKQVEVTIKGKQYEHLLYHYRLAYSGWQYVQVIEGGESFIGLSEGLQNALHACGGVPKQHRTDNLSAAYRNMAGKRHKPLTQFYAELCEHYGMSPSRNNPGVAHENGSIESPHGHFKRRLRQALYLRGSFEFESVSAYQEFIEQVVAKLNCKCSAKFAEEKVTLQPLPRYRCADYEELTVRVTCHSTISVRCILYTVPSRLIGRQLNIHIYHNRLVGYLGQQQVVELPRLRVHGSAKIRRARCINYRHVIDSLRRKPRAFIYCTWQQDLLPNQQWRQLWQRLQADFEIDNAARIMVEALYIAAKHDRETTVADYLETQLQQGTLSLKALQQQFLLPQQQLSVPQLNVQQHSLSAYDQLLETKPEQYSEPDTQTATTLAHAPTLADYRAEGHPTALGLRPVLARSVRIGTGLSPTESDQTSSR, encoded by the coding sequence GTGTCAGGTCAATATATAAAACAATATCAAGTGCAAGTGTACAAGAAAGCACGAGAGGTCGGCTGCAATCAAAATGAGTCAGCCGAGATTGCCGGCATATCAGTCCGTAGCGGCAGCCGTATTGAGCAAGGCAAACACCAGCCCAAGAGTAAAGGTGAGCGAGATTGGCGCACCCGCCGAGATCCGCTATCAGGAGTGTGGGAGGAAGAGCTAGAGCCAATGCTTCGACGTGAGCCTCGTCTAGAGGCGATGACATTGTATGAATATCTAGCCGAGCATTATCCAGGCCAATATGAGCAACAATTGCGTACCTTACAAAGGCGAGTGCAGGTATGGAAAAGTATCCATGGCAAACCGCAGGAGGTAATGTTTGAGATCCGCCATCAGCCCGGCGAAATGGGTCTATCAGATTTTACCGAGCTCAAACAGGTGGAAGTTACCATCAAAGGGAAACAATATGAGCACCTGCTGTACCACTACCGTCTGGCCTACAGTGGCTGGCAATATGTGCAGGTAATCGAGGGTGGCGAGAGCTTTATCGGCTTGTCTGAAGGATTACAGAATGCGCTGCATGCCTGTGGTGGTGTACCAAAGCAGCATCGCACCGATAATTTGAGTGCTGCCTATCGGAATATGGCGGGCAAACGGCATAAACCACTAACCCAATTCTATGCCGAGCTATGTGAACACTATGGCATGAGTCCAAGTCGCAATAACCCAGGCGTGGCTCATGAAAATGGCTCCATCGAATCTCCCCATGGACATTTCAAGCGCCGGTTGCGCCAAGCTCTGTATTTGCGTGGCAGCTTTGAGTTTGAGTCAGTGAGTGCATATCAAGAATTTATCGAGCAGGTGGTTGCCAAGCTCAATTGTAAATGCAGCGCCAAGTTTGCCGAGGAAAAAGTAACCCTACAACCACTACCGAGATATCGCTGTGCCGATTACGAAGAATTGACGGTGCGGGTGACCTGCCACAGCACCATTTCGGTGCGCTGCATTCTTTACACGGTGCCATCAAGACTGATTGGCAGGCAGCTGAATATTCATATCTATCACAACCGCCTGGTCGGTTATTTGGGGCAGCAACAAGTGGTGGAACTACCCCGTTTGCGAGTACATGGGTCAGCCAAAATCCGCCGTGCTCGCTGTATTAACTACCGCCATGTAATTGATAGCCTCAGGCGTAAACCCCGTGCCTTTATTTACTGCACCTGGCAGCAAGACCTATTGCCTAATCAACAATGGCGGCAGCTGTGGCAGAGGTTACAGGCTGATTTTGAAATCGATAATGCAGCGCGCATCATGGTTGAAGCCCTCTATATTGCTGCCAAGCACGATAGAGAAACTACAGTGGCCGACTATCTTGAAACCCAACTGCAGCAGGGCACTCTCAGCCTGAAGGCTCTACAGCAACAGTTCCTACTACCCCAGCAGCAATTGAGCGTACCTCAACTAAACGTACAACAACATTCGCTTTCAGCCTATGACCAACTCCTCGAAACCAAACCCGAACAATACTCTGAGCCTGATACTCAAACAGCTACGACTCTCGCACATGCTCCAACATTGGCAGACTATCGAGCAGAAGGCCACCCAACAGCATTGGGCTTACGACCGGTTCTTGCTCGCTCTGTGCGAATTGGAACTGGATTATCGCCAACAGAATCGGATCAAACGAGCTCTCGCTGA